The Pelmatolapia mariae isolate MD_Pm_ZW linkage group LG10_11, Pm_UMD_F_2, whole genome shotgun sequence genome includes a region encoding these proteins:
- the pitpnc1b gene encoding cytoplasmic phosphatidylinositol transfer protein 1b isoform X2 yields the protein MLMKEYRICMPLTVDEYRIGQLYMISKHSCEQSGGGEGVEVVRNEPDNHPKYGAGQLTEKRIYLSSKLPSWVKAFVPRFFYVTEKAWNFYPYTITEYSVSFLPKFSIRIETRFENNNGDNDNVFGDKPTPAENVCFLDILSDPIPEKHYKESEDLSLWQSSKTGRGPLEKGWRDSHKPVMCSYKRVECSFEVYGFQTRTEEFIHRNIRDILLVGHRQAVAWTDEWHGLCLEEVREYERTMQEKTNSKVKCSQNSTGVVPRPVFSRSISVTDERSLKKMGVTTAAVPDPSHVTHSPIRLNSTPE from the exons ATGTTGATGAAAGAGTACCGCATATGCATGCCACTGACTGTGGATGAG TACAGGATTGGGCAGTTGTACATGATCAGCAAGCACAGCTGTGAGCAGAGTGGTGGGGGAGAGGGGGTGGAGGTGGTGAGGAATGAGCCAGATAATCACCCCAAGTACGGAGCGGGACAGCTGACCGAGAAACGAATCTACCTCAGCAG TAAACTGCCATCTTGGGTAAAAGCATTCGTCCCTCGATTTTTCTACGTTACGGAGAAGGCCTGGAACTTCTACCCATACACCATCACAG AGTACTCA GTATCATTCCTCCCCAAGTTCAGCATCCGTATTGAGACAAGATTTGAGAACAACAACGGTGATAACGATAAC GTGTTTGGGGACAAGCCAACCCCAGCAGAGaatgtgtgtttcctggataTCCTGAGTGACCCCATCCCTGAAAAGCACTACAAAGAATCAGAG GACCTGAGTCTGTGGCAGTCAAGTAAAACTGGACGAGGACCTCTGGAGAAGGGCTGGAGGGACAGCCACAAACCTGTCATGTGCTCCTATAAGAGGGTGGAGTGCAGCTTTGAGGTCTACGGCTTCCAGACCAGGACAGAGGAGTTCATACATCGA AACATACGAGACATTCTCCTGGTTGGCCATCGGCAGGCAGTGGCATGGACAGACGAATGGCACG GGCTCTGTTTGGAGGAGGTGAGAGAGTACGAGCGGACGATGCAAGAGAAGACCAACAGCAAAGTCAAATGCAGCCAGAACAGCACAG GGGTCGTCCCTCGTCCTGTGTTTTCTCGCTCCATCTCTGTGACAGATGAGCGCAGCCTTAAGAAGATGGGAGTGACCACTGCAGCCGTACCTGACCCCTCCCATGTGACACACAGTCCCATTCGCCTGAACTCAACCCCCGAATga
- the pitpnc1b gene encoding cytoplasmic phosphatidylinositol transfer protein 1b isoform X1 — MLMKEYRICMPLTVDEYRIGQLYMISKHSCEQSGGGEGVEVVRNEPDNHPKYGAGQLTEKRIYLSSKLPSWVKAFVPRFFYVTEKAWNFYPYTITEYSVSFLPKFSIRIETRFENNNGDNDNVFGDKPTPAENVCFLDILSDPIPEKHYKESEDLSLWQSSKTGRGPLEKGWRDSHKPVMCSYKRVECSFEVYGFQTRTEEFIHRNIRDILLVGHRQAVAWTDEWHGLCLEEVREYERTMQEKTNSKVKCSQNSTDSGVVPRPVFSRSISVTDERSLKKMGVTTAAVPDPSHVTHSPIRLNSTPE, encoded by the exons ATGTTGATGAAAGAGTACCGCATATGCATGCCACTGACTGTGGATGAG TACAGGATTGGGCAGTTGTACATGATCAGCAAGCACAGCTGTGAGCAGAGTGGTGGGGGAGAGGGGGTGGAGGTGGTGAGGAATGAGCCAGATAATCACCCCAAGTACGGAGCGGGACAGCTGACCGAGAAACGAATCTACCTCAGCAG TAAACTGCCATCTTGGGTAAAAGCATTCGTCCCTCGATTTTTCTACGTTACGGAGAAGGCCTGGAACTTCTACCCATACACCATCACAG AGTACTCA GTATCATTCCTCCCCAAGTTCAGCATCCGTATTGAGACAAGATTTGAGAACAACAACGGTGATAACGATAAC GTGTTTGGGGACAAGCCAACCCCAGCAGAGaatgtgtgtttcctggataTCCTGAGTGACCCCATCCCTGAAAAGCACTACAAAGAATCAGAG GACCTGAGTCTGTGGCAGTCAAGTAAAACTGGACGAGGACCTCTGGAGAAGGGCTGGAGGGACAGCCACAAACCTGTCATGTGCTCCTATAAGAGGGTGGAGTGCAGCTTTGAGGTCTACGGCTTCCAGACCAGGACAGAGGAGTTCATACATCGA AACATACGAGACATTCTCCTGGTTGGCCATCGGCAGGCAGTGGCATGGACAGACGAATGGCACG GGCTCTGTTTGGAGGAGGTGAGAGAGTACGAGCGGACGATGCAAGAGAAGACCAACAGCAAAGTCAAATGCAGCCAGAACAGCACAG ATTCAGGGGTCGTCCCTCGTCCTGTGTTTTCTCGCTCCATCTCTGTGACAGATGAGCGCAGCCTTAAGAAGATGGGAGTGACCACTGCAGCCGTACCTGACCCCTCCCATGTGACACACAGTCCCATTCGCCTGAACTCAACCCCCGAATga